From the Acidicapsa ligni genome, one window contains:
- the thiL gene encoding thiamine-phosphate kinase yields the protein MSKRKDSSSQPGKPAGELALLAQIRKRAAGIPHRGVRLGIGDDCALLRLRADEELALTTDLSIEGRHFRLNWHPAESVGHRTLARGLSDLAAMGARPVAAFLSLGLPRDLTQSADGASSWVERFLDGLLALAKEHGVPLAGGDLAESPIALADIVLTGAVPKEQALLRSGARPGDRIYVTGSLGGSAAEFAALARAPQSFASHTRATGDSPHPHLYPQPRIAQGLLLRKRGLASAAMDISDGISTDLAHLCKESGVAAEVDAAALPLGSGRTGHGATLEMALHGGEDYELLFTAPESTKIPGRIDGVAVTAIGRILPARKGRARVTLRTGKNSQPLEPHGWEHFS from the coding sequence ATGAGTAAGCGCAAGGATTCATCTTCACAGCCCGGCAAACCGGCGGGAGAACTCGCTCTCCTGGCTCAAATTCGCAAACGTGCTGCTGGAATTCCTCATCGGGGCGTGCGGTTGGGTATTGGCGACGACTGCGCTCTTTTGCGGCTGCGAGCCGACGAAGAGCTGGCCCTCACCACAGATCTCTCCATTGAAGGCAGGCATTTTCGCTTGAACTGGCATCCAGCGGAGTCGGTTGGACATCGCACGCTGGCCCGGGGATTGAGCGATCTGGCCGCCATGGGAGCGCGTCCGGTGGCGGCATTCCTGTCCCTCGGCTTGCCTCGCGATCTGACGCAGTCCGCGGATGGAGCGTCTTCGTGGGTGGAGCGCTTTCTCGACGGCCTGCTTGCTCTCGCCAAGGAACACGGCGTACCGCTTGCCGGAGGCGATCTGGCTGAGTCGCCCATCGCTCTTGCGGATATCGTGTTGACCGGCGCGGTACCGAAAGAGCAGGCGCTGCTGCGCTCTGGCGCCAGACCGGGCGATCGTATCTACGTCACCGGCTCGCTGGGCGGGTCAGCAGCCGAGTTTGCAGCGTTGGCGCGGGCTCCGCAGAGCTTTGCAAGTCACACTCGGGCGACGGGGGATTCACCCCATCCCCATCTCTATCCTCAGCCGCGCATCGCGCAGGGGTTGTTGCTGCGCAAACGCGGCCTGGCATCCGCAGCGATGGACATCAGCGATGGAATCTCGACCGATCTGGCCCATCTTTGCAAGGAGTCGGGTGTCGCCGCGGAAGTGGATGCCGCGGCGCTGCCGCTTGGGTCCGGAAGAACTGGCCATGGGGCAACTTTGGAGATGGCGCTGCATGGCGGCGAAGACTACGAGTTGCTCTTCACTGCGCCCGAGTCGACGAAGATTCCCGGCAGGATTGACGGTGTCGCAGTTACTGCGATTGGCCGCATACTGCCTGCGCGTAAAGGACGAGCGCGGGTCACACTGCGAACAGGAAAAAACTCCCAGCCACTTGAACCGCATGGCTGGGAGCATTTTTCCTAA